From the genome of Pseudomonas helvetica:
CGACTCGACCCTGCAACCACCCACCCGGTGCGCGGCTTCGAAGAAGTCGTGACCCTGGTCGTCAAACACCGGGTCAAGGCCGGTTTTGAAGTGCCCTATGAAGCCTGGCTGCGGCGGATTGTCGGTATTGCCGGGCAGAGCGAGGGGCATTTGGGGGTGGATGTGATTCGCGGCAAGAGCGCCGGCCTGGACATGTTTACCTGCGTGCTGCGTTTTTGCTCTACCGAGGCGATGCAGCGCTGGCTCGAATCGCCGCAACGGCTGGAGTTGGTCAACGAAGCCGAGCCGATGCTGGCGGATGGGGACCAGACTGAGGTCAACCCGGTCAAGGAGTTCTGGTTCGCGCCACAGGACGATGCCGGTTCGCCACCGCCGCGCTGGAAACAGGCCGTGGTGACGCTGCTGGTGATTCTGCCGCATACCTTGCTGGTGCCGCTGATCTGGGGCCCGCTGCTCAAGCTCAACGCCTTTCTGTCCAATTACGTGGTTGCCACTTTTCTGATCACCGTGACCATTGTGGTTTCGGTGGTGTACCTGTTCATGCCCAGGGCGACGCGTCTGTTCGCGCCGTGGCTGAAAGCCGGACAACCTCATCCCACTCTGCCTGAGGAAAACCAATGAACGCCGATCTGATTCTGTTCAATGGCCAATTTCATACCGTTGACCGTGAAAAACCCCTCGCCAGTGCGGTCGCGATCACCAATGGTCGCTTCGTCACGGTGGGTACCGATGCCGAGGCCATGGCCCTGCGCGGTTCGGGCACCCAGGTCATTGACCTCAAGGGCCGCTGCGTTATCCCTGGCCTCAACGACTCGCACTTGCACTTGATTCGGGGTGGCTTGAACTACAACCTCGAACTGCGCTGGGAGGGCGTACCATCGCTGGCCGATGCCCTGCGCATGCTCAAGGACCAGGCCGATCGCACGCCGACGCCGCAATGGGTGCGGGTGGTCGGTGGCTGGAACGAATTCCAGTTCGCCGAAAAGCGCATGCCGACGATTGAAGAACTCAACCAGGCTGCGCCGGATACGCCGGTGTTCGTTTTGCACTTGTACGACCGCGCCTTGCTCAACCGCGCAGCGCTCAAGGTTGTCGGTTACACGCGCAACACGCCGAACCCACCGGGTGGCGAGATTGTGCGCGACGCCAACGGCGAGCCGACCGGCATGTTGGTGGCCCGTCCGAACGCGATGATTCTTTACTCGACCCTGGCCAAAGGGCCGAAGTTGCCGCTGGACTATCAGGTCAACTCAACCCGTCAGTTCATGCGTGAACTCAATCGCCTGGGCTTGACCAGCGCCATCGATGCGGGCGGTGGTTTCCAGAATTACCCGGACGATTACGCAGTGATCGAGCAGTTGGCCAAGGACCAGCAACTGACGATTCGCATTGCTTATAACCTGTTTACCCAGAAGCCCAAGGAAGAGCTGACCGACTTCAAGAACTGGACCAGCAGCGTCACCCTGCATCAGGGCGACGATTACCTGCGGCACAACGGCGCCGGTGAAATGCTGGTGTTTTCGGCGGCGGATTTCGAGGACTTCCTCGAACCGCGTCCGGACCTGCCGCAGACCATGGAAGAGGAACTGGAACCGGTGGTTCGCCACTTGGTCGAGCAACGCTGGCCGTTCCGTCTGCACGCCACTTACAACGAATCCATCAGCCGTATGCTCGATGTGTTCGAGAAGGTCAATCTCGACATTCCGTTCAACGGTTTGCCATGGTTCTTCGACCACGCCGAAACCATCACCCCGCAAAACATCGAGCGGGTGAAGGCGCTGGGTGGCGGCATCGCGATTCAGGACCGCATGGCGTTCCAGGGGGAATACTTCGTCGACCGTTACGGCAGCAAAGCCGCCGAGCACACCCCGCCGATCAAACGCATGCTCGCCGAGGGTGTGCCGGTCGGCGCGGGCACCGATGCCACACGCGTTTCCAGCTACAACCCGTGGACCTCGCTGTACTGGATGGTCAGCGGCCGCACCGTCGGTGGTCTGGCGTTGTACGAGGAAGGCTTGCCGCGCACCACTGCGCTGGAACTGTTCACCCACGGCAGCGCCTGGTTCTCGTCCGAACAGGGCAAGAAGGGCCAGATCAAGGTCGGGCAACTGGCGGACCTGGCAGCGTTGAGCGCGGACTTCTTCAGCGTCGAGGAAGAAGCGATCAAGTGGATCGAGTCGGTACTGACGGTGGTCGGCGGCAAGGTTGTGTACGCCGCCGGCGACTTCGAAAAACTCGGGCCGGCCAGCGTACCGGTACTGCCGGACTGGTCGCCGGTGATGAAAGTCCCCGGCCACTGGCGCCCGAATTCGCCGATGCAGGCTCAGGTCCACCATTGCAGCGGCCCGTGCGCGGTGCATACGCACAGCCATGAAAAGGCGCGCCAGTCGAATGCGCCGGTCAGCGATTTCGCCGGTTTCTGGGGCGCATTCGGCTGTTCCTGCTTCGCCTTCTGATTCCGAAACAAAGCGCCGGTCTTCGTGACCGGCGCTCCCCCGCAACAACCATCCATCGAGGAGTTTCACATGAGCAACGTTCCTTACTCGCGTCTGAACAAAGACGATGCCGTTGTGCTGTTGGTCGACCACCAGACCGGCCTGATCTCGCTGGTGCAGGATTTCAGCCCGAACGAGTTCAAGAACAACGTCCTGGCGCTGGGCGACATCGCCAAGTTCTTCAACCTGCCGACCATCCTTACCACCAGTTTCGACAGCGGCCCGAACGGCCCGATCGTGCCGGAACTCAAAGAGCAATTCCCGGACGCGCCGTTCATTGCCCGCCCTGGCCAGATCAACGCCTGGGACAACGCAGACTTCGTCAAAGCCATCAAGGCCACCGGTCGCAAGCAACTGATCATCGCCGGTGTGGTGACTGACGTGTGCGTGGCGTTCCCGACCCTGTCGGCGCTTGCTGAAGGTTTTGAAGTGTTCGTGGTCACCGATGCTTCCGGCACCTTTAACACCACTGTGCAACAAGCGGCGTGGGCGCGGATGTCGGCCGCCGGTGCGCATCTGATGAACTGGTTCGCGGTGGCCTGCGAGCTGCAAGTCGACTGGCGCAATGACATGGAAGGTTTGGCGAATCTGCTGTCGCAGCGTCTGCCGAACTATCGCAATCTGATCAATAGCTATACCAAGTTCACCGCCAAGTAATCCGCTGAAAAAAATGCCCGTCGATGTGCGCAATGCTGTTCACTTACGCCGATGCTTCAGGCATATCCGCAGTTGTGGCGAGGGAGCTTGCTCCCGCTGGGGCGCGAAGCGGCCCTGAATTGGGCCTGCTACGCAGTCCAGCGGGAGCAAGCTCCCTCGCCACAGATACTTCTCAGGCCTCCAGACCTCCTTAAATGAACAGCATTGCCGCCGATGTGCGGGCATTTTTCTGCTCAACGTTTTTGCAACCACCCCAGAAATCCACCTTTCCTGACCGGCACAGGCTTGGCCATCAACGCCAGCCGACTGTTCTGTTGCCGTACCGCTTGCAACTTGTTCAACGCCTGGCCCACTTCGTTGCGCTGCTCCATACACTGGCGGGTCAGGTTCTTGTCGAGACGGTAGATGATGGAGGAAGTCAGCGCGGTGAACGTCGCCTGGGACGGTGTATCGGCAAGGATGCTCTGTTCGCCCATGACTTCGCTCGGCCCCATGCGACCTGCCTCGGCCAGGCCATTGCCGTCGGACACGCTGGCGCTGACGACACCGGTGGCAATCACAAACAGGCTGTCCGGCACTTCGCCCAGATCCAGCACCACCTGGCCGGCGGTGTACTGCTGCGGCACCATCGATTCGGCGAGGCGGTCACGTTCTTCATGGCTGAGCGAGCGGAAAATCTTCACTTCATCGAGCAGTGCGCGGGCGCGGCTCGAGGGTTCGATCAAACCGTCCGGATGCCGCGAGATGCCCGCCGCTTCAAGGTGCCGATGGGCGAGGTCGAACAGTTGATTGCGCACGTCGCCTTTCTTGCCCAGTTCGGCGATGAAACCGCTGGCCACGTATTCGGACATTTCTTCACCGGCCTCTTTGAGCAGCGCTTTCGGCGCCGGATCGAGCAACAGACTGCTGCTGCCTTGCAGAGTCCGCTCGAGGGCATCGAGCACCCGGCGCGGACGGACGTGGTTCGGCACCTTGATGCTGATCGACACGCCGTGCAGGTGGGTCGGGCGGCTGAGATTGACGATCTTGGCCTTGGCCGCCACCGAGTTCGGCACCACGGCCAGGGTGCCAGCGCTGGTCAGCAGATGGGTGGCGCGCCAGTCGATATCGAGCACCTTGCCTTCGACACCATCGATCATCACCAAATCGTCCACCTGATAGGGCTTGGTGGTGTTGAGCACGATGCCGGAGAACACGTCGCTCAACGTACTCTGCAACGCCAGACCGACCACGATGGCAACCACCCCGGAGGTCGCGAGCAGGCCTTTGACCGGCAGCTCCAGCACATACCCGGCGGCAGCGACAATGGCGGCCAGGAACACCAGCGCACCGATCACGTCCTGCAACAACCGACCGCTGTGACCGATGCGGCGCATCAGGGCCAGACCGATCACTTCGGTCAGCACCCGCGCGGCGTACAACCACCAGAGAATCCCCAGTGCCGTGGCGCCCAGTTGCGCAACAGGGTCATCGGCGAACAACGGCGCCTGCAACGGGCTGACGCCGGCGTTGATGACCAGCGCACTGAACGCCAGAAACAACCCCAGACGCACGCCGACCCGCAAGGCGCGGTGCTTGAACGGGGCGAGGTGCCAGAGCAGAGCGTCGAGTACCAGAAGCAGGGCGCTCCAGGACAGCAGGTGGGTGAGGAGAAAGGACATGAGGAACTCCAAAGTCTGGATGACATTTGTGGCGAGGGAGCTGGCTTCCGCTTGAGTGCGCAGCACTCACAAAATCGTCGGTGTCTTGAGGATGTTGGGGCCGCTGCGCAGCCCAGCGGGAGCTAGCTCCCTCGCCACAATGTGGACTCAGTTCAGATGCGTCTTGAGC
Proteins encoded in this window:
- the ycaC gene encoding isochorismate family cysteine hydrolase YcaC, coding for MSNVPYSRLNKDDAVVLLVDHQTGLISLVQDFSPNEFKNNVLALGDIAKFFNLPTILTTSFDSGPNGPIVPELKEQFPDAPFIARPGQINAWDNADFVKAIKATGRKQLIIAGVVTDVCVAFPTLSALAEGFEVFVVTDASGTFNTTVQQAAWARMSAAGAHLMNWFAVACELQVDWRNDMEGLANLLSQRLPNYRNLINSYTKFTAK
- a CDS encoding mechanosensitive ion channel family protein → MSFLLTHLLSWSALLLVLDALLWHLAPFKHRALRVGVRLGLFLAFSALVINAGVSPLQAPLFADDPVAQLGATALGILWWLYAARVLTEVIGLALMRRIGHSGRLLQDVIGALVFLAAIVAAAGYVLELPVKGLLATSGVVAIVVGLALQSTLSDVFSGIVLNTTKPYQVDDLVMIDGVEGKVLDIDWRATHLLTSAGTLAVVPNSVAAKAKIVNLSRPTHLHGVSISIKVPNHVRPRRVLDALERTLQGSSSLLLDPAPKALLKEAGEEMSEYVASGFIAELGKKGDVRNQLFDLAHRHLEAAGISRHPDGLIEPSSRARALLDEVKIFRSLSHEERDRLAESMVPQQYTAGQVVLDLGEVPDSLFVIATGVVSASVSDGNGLAEAGRMGPSEVMGEQSILADTPSQATFTALTSSIIYRLDKNLTRQCMEQRNEVGQALNKLQAVRQQNSRLALMAKPVPVRKGGFLGWLQKR
- a CDS encoding antibiotic biosynthesis monooxygenase, which codes for MPDSNRLDPATTHPVRGFEEVVTLVVKHRVKAGFEVPYEAWLRRIVGIAGQSEGHLGVDVIRGKSAGLDMFTCVLRFCSTEAMQRWLESPQRLELVNEAEPMLADGDQTEVNPVKEFWFAPQDDAGSPPPRWKQAVVTLLVILPHTLLVPLIWGPLLKLNAFLSNYVVATFLITVTIVVSVVYLFMPRATRLFAPWLKAGQPHPTLPEENQ
- a CDS encoding amidohydrolase; the encoded protein is MNADLILFNGQFHTVDREKPLASAVAITNGRFVTVGTDAEAMALRGSGTQVIDLKGRCVIPGLNDSHLHLIRGGLNYNLELRWEGVPSLADALRMLKDQADRTPTPQWVRVVGGWNEFQFAEKRMPTIEELNQAAPDTPVFVLHLYDRALLNRAALKVVGYTRNTPNPPGGEIVRDANGEPTGMLVARPNAMILYSTLAKGPKLPLDYQVNSTRQFMRELNRLGLTSAIDAGGGFQNYPDDYAVIEQLAKDQQLTIRIAYNLFTQKPKEELTDFKNWTSSVTLHQGDDYLRHNGAGEMLVFSAADFEDFLEPRPDLPQTMEEELEPVVRHLVEQRWPFRLHATYNESISRMLDVFEKVNLDIPFNGLPWFFDHAETITPQNIERVKALGGGIAIQDRMAFQGEYFVDRYGSKAAEHTPPIKRMLAEGVPVGAGTDATRVSSYNPWTSLYWMVSGRTVGGLALYEEGLPRTTALELFTHGSAWFSSEQGKKGQIKVGQLADLAALSADFFSVEEEAIKWIESVLTVVGGKVVYAAGDFEKLGPASVPVLPDWSPVMKVPGHWRPNSPMQAQVHHCSGPCAVHTHSHEKARQSNAPVSDFAGFWGAFGCSCFAF